Part of the Oerskovia paurometabola genome is shown below.
GTACGCGGACGGCATCCCGCGGCACGCGTCGGGTGCGCTGCCCGAGCGGCCGGGCGGGCCGGTGCTGGTCGGCGGCCCGGTCGACGAGGCGGGCGGGGTCGACGGCACGGGCCGCGTCCTGCACGTCGCGGGGCGGGTCTGCATGGACCAGTTCGTGCTGGACCTGGGCCCGTACGCCGCAGAGCAGGCCGGTGACGTCGTGACGCTGTTCGGACCCGGCACGGGCCTCGCGCGCGGCGGAGCGCCGACCGCCGAGGACTGGGCGCTGGCCGCCGGGACCATCAGCTACGAGATCACGACGCGCCTGGGGGCCCGCGTACCGCGCGTCTACCGGGACGGCGGCGCGTCGGGCCCGACGGCGGATCTCACCACCGGTGCGTCCGGCGCCCTCGGGACGCCTGCCGCGGTGCGGCCGGACCGCGCACAGGACCACACGCTGCGTGAGCGCACGCACGACGACCAGGAGTGGCTGTCATGACCGACCTGACCTTCGACCTGCCCGACGCGGACGCGACCCGCGCGTTCGGCCTGGCGCTGGCGCGCGAGCTGCGCGCCGGAGACCTCGTGATGCTCACGGGCGACCTGGGCGCGGGCAAGACGACGCTGACGCAGGGCATCGGCACGGGGCTGGGGGTGCGCGGCCAGGTCGCGTCGCCGACCTTCATCATCGCGCGCGTCCACCCTCCGCTCGCGGACGGCCCGTACCTGGTCCACGTCGACGCCTACCGGCTCGGCTCGCTCGACGAGGTCGAGGCCCTCGACCTCGACGCGAGCCTCGACGAGTCGGTCACGGTCGTCGAGTGGGGGCAGGACCTCGTGGAGTCGCTCGCGGAGGACCGCCTGGAGATCACGATCGAGCGCCCTCGGGGTGGTGTCGACACGTCTGCCACGCACGAGGCGGCCCGGTCCGGCGAGACCGACGAGCCGATCGACCCGGACGACGAGGACGAGTCGCCCGAGGCCGGCGTCCGGCACGTGACCGTGCGGGCCCTGGGCGACCGGTGGGCCGAGGTCGCTCGCCTCGCCGACGGGCTGCGTGCGGCGGTCGAGGCCGCTGCGGAGCACGCCGCTGCGGACCCGGCCGCCGGTGGCTCGGCCCAGGACCTGGCCGCGCACCGGCCTACGGATCAGTAGGCTGGGACCGTGGCAGTTCTCGCGCTCGATACGTCAGCCGCCGTCGCGGTCGCCCTCGTCGGGGACGGCGGTGAACGGCTCGCTGTGCGCTCGGCGGACGAGCGCCGTCGGCACGCCGAGACCCTGGCCCCGCTCATCAGCGAGGTGCTCGCCGAGGCCGGGGTGGACCGTACCGCGCTGACGGCCGTCGTCGCGGGTACGGGACCTGCACCCTTCACGGGCCTGCGGGTCGGGCTGGTCACGGCGCGCACTCTCGCGCTGTCGCTCGGCATCCCGGCGTTCGGTGTCTCGGGGCTCGACGCGATCGCCGCGCAGGCCGTGAGCGACCTGGGGCTGACCCCGGGTGAGGAGGTCCTCGCGACGGCCGACGCGCGCCGGCGCGAGGTCTACTGGGCGCGCTACCGCGTGGTGGCGCACGAGGGACCGCACGCGACGCCGGTCGTCGAGCTCGTCGCCGGCCCGGACGTGGGGCCGGCCGCAGGACTGGCCGACCAGGCCGAGGGTGCCGTGGTCGTGGGTGAGGGCGCCGCGCTCTACCCCGATGACCTGCCGCTCGCGGAGGACGCCCCCCTCGTCCCCGACGCGGTCGTGCTGGCGCGGCTCGCGATCGCGCGCAGGGACGCAGGCCTCGACCAGCCCACCGAGCCGCTGTACCTGCGCCGCCCGGACGTCCAGGAGCCCGCGGCCCGCAAGCGCGCGACCGACGCCCCTGCGGCGGACCGGAAGGCGAGCGGGGCGTGAGCGCCCACTACGAGGTCAAGCTGCGCCCGCTGCGCGCGGCGGACCTGCCGCGCGTCGTGCGCCTCGAGCAGGAGCTGTTCGGCCCGAGCGCCTGGACGTACGGGATGCTGGCCGAGGAGCTGGGCGCGCTGGGCCGCTGGTACGTCGCGGCCGAGCCCGTCCGGATCTACGCGGCCGGACCCCAGGAGCTCGTCGGCTACGCGGGGCTGTGGTTCGACGGTGACGTCACGCAGATCATGACGATCGGGGTGGACCCGCAGTACCACCACCTGGGCATCGGGTCGGTGCTCCTGACGGCGCTGATCGACCGTTCGCGCCAGGTGGGTGCGAGCGCGGTCCTGCTGGAGGTCGCGGTCGACAACGACGCGGCGCTGGCCATGTACGGCAAGTTCGGCTTCGAGCAGCTCGGCATCCGCAAGCGGTACTACCAGCCGGAGGACGTCGACGCCTACACGATGCGCCTCGAGCTGACAGACGACTCCGTCGAGACCGCTCCCGCGGCCGGCGAGAGGGACGCGCTCCCTGACGAGCCGGGCGTCGCGTGAGCGCTCGGGACGCGGTGCTCGTCTCGGCGCGGGCGCTGCACGACGAGCTCGCCGCGGGCACGGGTGACCTGGTCCTGCTCGACGTCCGCTGGGCGCTCGGCATGACCGACGGCCACGAGCAGTACCTCGCGGGGCACCTGCCCGGCGCGGTGTTCGTGGACCTGGAGACCGAGCTCGCGGCTCCGCCGTCACCGGCGCGGGGCCGCCACCCGCTGCCGGACCTCGCCGACCTCCAGGCCGCGTGCCGCCGCTGGGGCGTGCGCGCGGGGTCGCGCGTGGTCGCGTACGACGCCGTGGGGGCCACGTCGGCCGCGCGCGCGTGGTGGCTGCTGCGCTGGGCGGGCCTCGCGGACGTCCGCCTGCTCGACGGGGGACTGGGCGCCTGGACCGCCGCAGGCCTGGCCCTCGAGACGGGCGAGGTGGTCCCGGTCCCGGGCGACGTCGTGCTGTCCCAGGGCGCGCTCCCCACGCTCACACCCGACGACGCGGCGGACCTGGCGTCGTCGGGCGGCGGACTGCTCCTGGACGCGCGGGCGGGCGAACGCTTCCGGGGCGAGGCCGAGCCCGTGGACCCGCGCGCGGGACACGTCCCGGGCGCGGTGAGCGCGCCGACGACCGCCAACCTGGGACCCGACGGGCGCTTCCTCGACGAGGCCGCGCTGCGCGAGCGCTTCGCGGACCTGGG
Proteins encoded:
- a CDS encoding sulfurtransferase, translated to MSARDAVLVSARALHDELAAGTGDLVLLDVRWALGMTDGHEQYLAGHLPGAVFVDLETELAAPPSPARGRHPLPDLADLQAACRRWGVRAGSRVVAYDAVGATSAARAWWLLRWAGLADVRLLDGGLGAWTAAGLALETGEVVPVPGDVVLSQGALPTLTPDDAADLASSGGGLLLDARAGERFRGEAEPVDPRAGHVPGAVSAPTTANLGPDGRFLDEAALRERFADLGVQCGARRQVGVYCGSGVTAAHEVAALATIGVDAALYAGSWSQWSNDETRPVATGA
- the tsaE gene encoding tRNA (adenosine(37)-N6)-threonylcarbamoyltransferase complex ATPase subunit type 1 TsaE codes for the protein MTDLTFDLPDADATRAFGLALARELRAGDLVMLTGDLGAGKTTLTQGIGTGLGVRGQVASPTFIIARVHPPLADGPYLVHVDAYRLGSLDEVEALDLDASLDESVTVVEWGQDLVESLAEDRLEITIERPRGGVDTSATHEAARSGETDEPIDPDDEDESPEAGVRHVTVRALGDRWAEVARLADGLRAAVEAAAEHAAADPAAGGSAQDLAAHRPTDQ
- the rimI gene encoding ribosomal protein S18-alanine N-acetyltransferase, which produces MSAHYEVKLRPLRAADLPRVVRLEQELFGPSAWTYGMLAEELGALGRWYVAAEPVRIYAAGPQELVGYAGLWFDGDVTQIMTIGVDPQYHHLGIGSVLLTALIDRSRQVGASAVLLEVAVDNDAALAMYGKFGFEQLGIRKRYYQPEDVDAYTMRLELTDDSVETAPAAGERDALPDEPGVA
- the tsaB gene encoding tRNA (adenosine(37)-N6)-threonylcarbamoyltransferase complex dimerization subunit type 1 TsaB; translation: MAVLALDTSAAVAVALVGDGGERLAVRSADERRRHAETLAPLISEVLAEAGVDRTALTAVVAGTGPAPFTGLRVGLVTARTLALSLGIPAFGVSGLDAIAAQAVSDLGLTPGEEVLATADARRREVYWARYRVVAHEGPHATPVVELVAGPDVGPAAGLADQAEGAVVVGEGAALYPDDLPLAEDAPLVPDAVVLARLAIARRDAGLDQPTEPLYLRRPDVQEPAARKRATDAPAADRKASGA